The proteins below are encoded in one region of Stieleria sp. JC731:
- a CDS encoding PVC-type heme-binding CxxCH protein produces the protein MKRLICLLAAFSLTTALSQSCNADGPKLELRKGLKIVSVGSSLGERMNLYGNFETNLHLAHPDKELQFRNFCWPADEVSVRQRPSNYTDIDDPLSVFAPEAYLCFFGTNESYAGSDPAAIEKFINDYRSYLEYVNGKYSSGNAQFVLISPAAFESTGNDLEPNVTERNNTLKLYRDAIEQLANELNLPFVDLFTATDKAFAETPGSQYTINGIHLNQAGDELIATQLQESLFEQQADSSEADFATVQRWVNDKSWLHLQDYRMLNGWYVYGGRRTWDTETFPSEYRKIRNMVEVRDEYIWDLVQNEPVADAPDDSQTGEVVIPETMFGTRDDNFRKMREPTELVYPTPEESIDMMSVPNGMEVKLFASEREFPELANPNQLAFDAKGRLWVSCMPNYPQWQPGAAPPSDRLLIFEDTDGDGKADECKTFYDKLICPTGFEFYDDGVLVVDEPRILFLKDTDGDDKADEVIQLIDGIATDDTHHTMGAWEFSHGGYLHMLEGIALSTTLETPWGPFRNKGTGGAYVYDPKNGRFLHYRTPGYGNPWCLVFDQWGNGIIGDGTNARQHWISPLAGKEVNTRKTLEPVFDNQGMRPAVGNEFLLSRHLPDEIQGQFIYACVINMHGMPRFTLNAQEDQAGYEGQRVEDLLSSTDMIFRPVDPKIGPDGAVWFGDWCNALIGHMQYSQRDPNRDHTHGRVYRLVNKNKPLLDKVDLSYMSEARLLEELLVPELRTRYRVRRVLRDRDEAKVMAAIDRWVADTTDPLQLCEAMWIQESFRKVDTSLLDRILGSDNPLARAAAIHTITNEITRIDSAHEYLAEATSDPHPRVRLEAVRGISFLETPDAVALALSVTNHPMDYWLDYTLEHTLHALQPMWNDIERDENFLAGSSEAAKAFFIRYRRINGPGGAAVLPLEIAENVDASERERNRAIGQLANLRGGNAQRGERVYVQVCSACHQIGELGKKFGPDLTDIGSRMQKHQIIRSVLMPNAEISKGYETVNILTVDGDTVNGFVIAKDKEKVTLGIADGKQRTILLDDIEIEKPMKASSMPEGLAKQIAPIEFLDLIEFLSSRRNMYKASKDGWISPAYKKAPELRSHDGSSEITYDAAIKFGPNFSNGTWNNDAHLLLTKDARQDFDFAFHSEHDVDSPYITIRLAQPSKIKHLRLVNRKESQFHSRAEGLTVWTSVDGESYDKVWSADEMKGEWMIDFDEPIQARYIRIGLDGKGTFHLYQVVGYGEADQ, from the coding sequence ATGAAGCGTTTGATTTGTTTGCTAGCCGCGTTTTCCTTGACGACGGCGCTGTCGCAATCTTGTAATGCCGATGGCCCCAAGCTTGAGCTTCGCAAAGGTTTGAAAATTGTATCGGTGGGCAGTTCGCTCGGCGAACGGATGAACCTGTATGGCAATTTCGAAACGAACCTGCATCTGGCGCACCCAGACAAGGAACTTCAATTCCGAAATTTCTGTTGGCCGGCCGACGAAGTCTCCGTCAGACAACGACCCAGCAACTACACCGATATCGACGATCCGCTGTCAGTGTTCGCCCCCGAAGCCTACCTGTGCTTCTTTGGAACGAACGAGTCTTACGCCGGTTCGGATCCGGCAGCGATTGAGAAATTCATCAATGACTATCGGTCCTACCTCGAATACGTCAACGGAAAATACTCCAGCGGCAACGCACAGTTTGTCCTGATCAGCCCAGCAGCATTCGAATCGACTGGCAATGATCTGGAACCGAATGTCACCGAACGCAACAACACGCTAAAGCTTTATCGCGACGCGATCGAGCAACTGGCAAACGAATTGAATCTGCCATTTGTTGATCTTTTCACCGCGACAGACAAAGCGTTTGCCGAGACACCAGGTTCTCAATACACCATCAACGGAATTCATCTAAATCAAGCTGGCGATGAACTTATTGCCACGCAGCTACAGGAGAGCCTGTTCGAGCAACAAGCTGACTCTAGCGAAGCCGACTTCGCGACGGTTCAGCGATGGGTCAATGACAAGTCTTGGCTACACCTGCAAGACTATCGGATGCTAAACGGTTGGTATGTCTATGGCGGACGCCGTACGTGGGATACAGAGACGTTCCCAAGTGAATACCGAAAGATCCGTAACATGGTTGAAGTCCGCGACGAGTACATCTGGGACTTGGTCCAGAACGAACCTGTTGCCGACGCCCCCGACGATTCGCAAACGGGTGAAGTCGTCATTCCGGAAACCATGTTTGGTACACGCGACGACAACTTTCGGAAGATGCGTGAACCCACCGAGCTGGTTTACCCAACCCCGGAAGAGTCGATCGATATGATGTCCGTTCCAAACGGAATGGAAGTCAAACTTTTTGCTTCTGAACGTGAGTTTCCAGAACTTGCGAACCCGAACCAATTGGCGTTCGACGCAAAAGGTCGCTTGTGGGTTTCGTGCATGCCGAACTATCCGCAATGGCAGCCGGGTGCGGCACCGCCAAGCGATCGCTTGCTGATTTTTGAAGACACCGATGGCGATGGAAAGGCTGATGAGTGCAAAACATTCTATGACAAGCTGATTTGCCCAACCGGCTTCGAATTCTATGACGATGGAGTTTTGGTCGTTGACGAACCTCGCATCCTGTTTCTTAAAGACACCGATGGTGATGACAAAGCCGACGAAGTCATTCAGTTGATTGACGGAATCGCCACAGACGACACGCACCACACCATGGGTGCATGGGAGTTCTCGCATGGTGGTTACCTTCACATGCTTGAAGGCATCGCGCTATCGACCACGTTGGAAACTCCGTGGGGTCCTTTTCGCAATAAAGGCACCGGTGGCGCCTATGTCTACGACCCAAAGAACGGTCGCTTTCTCCACTACCGGACACCGGGATACGGTAACCCGTGGTGTTTGGTCTTCGACCAATGGGGCAACGGTATCATTGGCGACGGCACCAACGCGCGGCAGCACTGGATTTCGCCTTTGGCCGGAAAAGAAGTCAACACAAGAAAGACGTTGGAACCCGTATTCGATAATCAAGGTATGCGACCAGCGGTTGGAAACGAATTCCTGCTGTCGCGTCACTTGCCCGATGAAATCCAAGGCCAATTCATTTACGCGTGCGTGATCAACATGCACGGGATGCCGCGTTTCACTTTAAATGCACAAGAAGACCAGGCTGGGTATGAAGGCCAACGTGTGGAAGACCTGCTTTCATCCACCGACATGATCTTTCGCCCCGTCGATCCTAAAATTGGTCCCGACGGTGCCGTTTGGTTCGGTGACTGGTGCAATGCCTTGATCGGTCACATGCAATACTCACAGCGTGATCCCAATCGTGACCACACGCACGGTCGTGTCTATCGTCTAGTCAATAAGAACAAGCCGCTTTTGGATAAGGTCGACTTGTCCTACATGTCAGAGGCGCGACTGCTAGAAGAATTACTCGTTCCTGAATTGCGAACCCGATACCGAGTTCGACGAGTTCTCCGTGATCGTGATGAAGCCAAAGTGATGGCAGCGATCGATCGCTGGGTCGCAGACACGACCGACCCGCTGCAACTTTGTGAAGCGATGTGGATCCAAGAGAGTTTCCGAAAGGTCGACACCTCGCTGTTGGATCGCATCTTGGGCAGCGATAATCCGCTCGCTCGTGCAGCAGCGATTCACACAATCACCAACGAAATCACGCGAATCGATTCCGCCCACGAATACCTTGCCGAAGCAACATCAGACCCGCACCCACGCGTCCGACTTGAAGCAGTTCGAGGCATCAGTTTCCTGGAGACCCCAGACGCGGTCGCACTGGCGCTAAGCGTGACCAATCATCCGATGGATTATTGGCTGGACTACACACTGGAGCACACGCTGCATGCGTTGCAGCCAATGTGGAATGATATCGAACGCGATGAGAACTTCTTGGCTGGCAGTTCTGAAGCCGCCAAAGCCTTTTTCATCCGTTATCGCCGTATCAATGGGCCTGGTGGAGCAGCGGTCTTGCCGCTTGAGATTGCAGAAAACGTTGATGCATCTGAGCGAGAACGCAATCGAGCGATCGGTCAACTCGCCAACCTGCGTGGTGGAAATGCCCAGCGAGGTGAACGTGTTTACGTGCAAGTCTGCTCGGCCTGTCACCAGATTGGCGAACTAGGCAAAAAGTTTGGCCCAGACCTGACTGATATCGGTTCGCGGATGCAGAAACATCAGATCATTAGGTCCGTCCTGATGCCAAACGCTGAGATCAGCAAAGGCTACGAGACAGTCAATATTTTGACAGTTGATGGTGACACCGTGAACGGTTTTGTGATCGCCAAGGACAAAGAGAAAGTTACTTTGGGAATCGCTGATGGAAAACAAAGAACGATCTTGCTGGACGACATTGAAATCGAAAAGCCGATGAAAGCGAGCTCGATGCCCGAAGGCTTGGCCAAGCAAATCGCTCCGATCGAATTCTTGGATCTGATTGAGTTCCTCTCCAGCCGACGCAATATGTACAAGGCTTCCAAAGATGGCTGGATCAGTCCGGCCTACAAGAAAGCCCCTGAATTGCGTTCACACGATGGCAGCAGCGAAATCACTTACGACGCCGCGATTAAATTCGGTCCGAACTTCAGCAATGGGACATGGAACAATGACGCACATCTGTTGTTGACCAAGGATGCACGGCAAGACTTTGACTTCGCGTTCCATTCCGAGCACGATGTCGACTCGCCCTACATCACAATCCGTCTCGCCCAACCTTCGAAGATCAAAC
- a CDS encoding YdcF family protein yields the protein MTETNTTAACSDENAAQRCCDWKGAALRGALVCGSLSAVIVLWTWLVGGRALAERAMTDLAMPTALLWLIMLFGITAARYCKQKAAARVCAFVFLFVFVFFNPMVAGPLYQSTEFVPDKDPVSSLEEPLDAVVLLGGFATRNDFGQAQLNNDGERLMTVAKLWYAGKTKTIICTGTAHVGQNHPSVLSRELLQSIGVPEEVIFEIPGENTSQEMESMESFLADPPRLWSAKVASSDLRLGLATSAYHIPRALRLAERRQLDFIPIPCGFNATESAWTPRELIPNAGAAKKIASVCKTYLAAMVGR from the coding sequence ATGACGGAAACGAACACGACCGCCGCTTGTAGCGATGAGAACGCTGCGCAGCGGTGCTGCGACTGGAAGGGTGCGGCGCTTCGAGGTGCCTTGGTGTGTGGCAGTTTGTCAGCTGTGATTGTCTTGTGGACTTGGCTGGTGGGCGGCCGAGCTTTGGCGGAGCGAGCCATGACTGACCTGGCGATGCCAACAGCTCTTTTGTGGCTGATCATGCTATTTGGAATCACGGCCGCCAGGTACTGCAAACAAAAGGCAGCGGCCCGTGTTTGCGCTTTCGTGTTTCTGTTTGTATTCGTGTTTTTCAACCCGATGGTGGCAGGGCCGCTGTATCAATCAACCGAATTCGTACCCGACAAAGATCCGGTGAGCAGTCTGGAAGAACCGCTTGATGCAGTGGTCTTGTTGGGAGGTTTTGCAACGAGAAATGATTTTGGCCAAGCTCAGCTGAACAATGATGGTGAAAGGCTGATGACGGTTGCGAAGCTCTGGTATGCGGGAAAGACGAAGACGATCATCTGCACCGGCACGGCTCACGTTGGCCAGAACCATCCGTCGGTGCTGTCACGCGAGCTGTTGCAGTCGATTGGTGTGCCTGAGGAAGTGATCTTTGAAATCCCTGGCGAGAACACTTCGCAGGAGATGGAATCGATGGAATCTTTCCTGGCCGACCCGCCCCGTCTGTGGTCTGCCAAAGTCGCATCCAGTGATTTGCGTCTCGGTCTAGCAACCAGTGCTTATCACATCCCGCGGGCACTACGTCTGGCAGAACGCAGGCAGTTGGACTTCATACCGATCCCTTGCGGTTTCAACGCAACGGAGTCGGCTTGGACGCCGCGAGAGTTGATACCGAATGCTGGAGCGGCAAAGAAGATCGCATCGGTTTGCAAGACATATCTTGCGGCGATGGTTGGAAGGTAG
- a CDS encoding response regulator: MSKNVLVADDHLVIRMGLKAMLEGTDLVVAAEACNAAEAIAEVEKSTPDCVLMDIRMEGGDGLNTLGRLKLDYPDLPIVLYSAYDNPTYIARAVALGAAGYVLKSAPKERLIDALTTAANGESAWTREELRRVTGALATPRLSQDLDVPLTHRESEVLRQMAQGLTNKEIAKMLGISYETVKEHVQHILRKIGVTDRTQAAVWAVRRNLV, from the coding sequence ATGAGTAAGAATGTGTTAGTGGCGGACGATCACTTGGTAATTCGGATGGGCCTGAAAGCGATGCTTGAGGGAACAGATCTCGTCGTCGCGGCTGAAGCATGCAATGCTGCTGAAGCGATCGCCGAAGTCGAGAAGTCGACCCCTGATTGCGTGCTGATGGATATCCGCATGGAAGGTGGTGACGGCCTTAACACGCTCGGTCGACTGAAGCTGGATTATCCAGATCTGCCGATCGTTTTGTATTCGGCTTATGACAACCCGACTTACATCGCCCGTGCGGTTGCACTGGGAGCGGCTGGGTACGTTCTGAAGTCGGCTCCGAAAGAGCGTTTGATCGACGCCCTGACGACCGCTGCCAATGGCGAATCAGCTTGGACTCGCGAAGAACTTCGTCGTGTCACAGGTGCTTTGGCAACTCCACGATTGAGCCAAGATCTGGATGTCCCTTTGACTCATCGCGAGAGTGAAGTTCTGCGTCAAATGGCGCAGGGTTTGACCAACAAAGAAATCGCCAAAATGCTGGGCATCAGCTACGAAACTGTGAAGGAACACGTCCAGCACATCCTGCGAAAGATCGGTGTGACCGACCGAACCCAAGCTGCCGTTTGGGCGGTTCGTCGAAACCTCGTCTAG
- a CDS encoding c-type cytochrome, whose amino-acid sequence MDAPLLKRAALAIALLAASTDASAQQNNAPKIFLDKSPRIVAYQLGRLDDTRLLMVERSTDDPKYIPVYEAITLRSAMTSGVREEAFNALVKLRDTTFTTELLSAITGIKSSDSESKRLVNLLGKTLLDQPPEELNGQKEQLIELVGNSDAMKSAVAMAALIVAGQQEDIDILCRDSDSAINARLSAVALLPSDSLQNAQREFAVSQLQSPSITVRRAAISALATIPGEPHNTFNLLIGLVDNADLRVSACRGLLRLPTQSFDAAASAQAASVLVAFAEQTEPANRTTDGFIDAMRSVDRLLTVVEPNAAKALRRRLREVAVRVVRIGTVEEEMRYDVPYFAVEAGRPVQILLENHDLMPHNLVVTQPGTLKSVAMAGLTAGPEGTDGLPYVPQSTNILAASDLIAPDKSARITLTAPKTPGEYPYVCTFPQHWYRMYGVMIVVEDLDAWNQNPTEPVNPLGSNRSFVKAWSIDDFRDNLGDGLAGRSASIGEKIFNEASCVGCHKVKGSGGVVGPELTDVYARWKQDDMAILREILEPSHKIDSKYAMQTVLTTEGKTYSGIVLDENDDILTMVSSPDDKEPIVIQQDDIELTKRSATSMMPKALLDQYTKEEILELMAYLKSVSP is encoded by the coding sequence ATGGACGCTCCACTTTTGAAACGCGCCGCGTTGGCGATCGCGTTGTTGGCTGCAAGTACAGACGCCAGTGCCCAGCAAAACAACGCACCTAAGATATTCTTGGATAAGTCTCCACGAATCGTTGCCTATCAACTTGGGCGTCTGGATGACACTCGTTTATTGATGGTCGAACGCTCAACGGACGATCCGAAGTACATTCCCGTGTACGAAGCGATCACCTTGCGTTCGGCAATGACATCCGGAGTGCGCGAAGAAGCGTTTAACGCGTTGGTCAAACTTCGCGATACGACGTTTACAACGGAGCTGCTCTCCGCGATCACTGGAATCAAAAGTTCGGATTCTGAATCAAAGCGATTGGTCAACTTGCTCGGCAAAACTCTGCTGGACCAACCTCCAGAGGAACTCAACGGGCAGAAAGAACAGCTAATTGAATTGGTTGGTAACAGCGATGCAATGAAAAGCGCCGTCGCGATGGCCGCATTGATTGTGGCCGGCCAACAGGAAGACATCGATATCCTTTGCAGGGACTCTGACTCGGCGATCAACGCCAGGCTTTCAGCTGTCGCATTGTTGCCGAGTGACTCCCTTCAGAACGCTCAGCGAGAATTTGCGGTATCACAGCTGCAGTCGCCTTCGATCACTGTTCGGCGTGCGGCGATCTCTGCACTGGCAACGATCCCTGGAGAGCCCCACAACACGTTCAACCTATTGATCGGTCTCGTGGACAATGCCGATCTTCGTGTCAGTGCGTGCCGAGGGCTGCTGCGACTTCCCACTCAATCTTTCGACGCGGCCGCGTCAGCACAAGCAGCGAGCGTGCTTGTGGCCTTTGCCGAACAGACCGAACCGGCAAACCGAACAACCGACGGATTTATCGACGCGATGCGGTCGGTCGATCGTCTGTTGACCGTCGTGGAACCGAATGCGGCAAAGGCACTTCGGCGTCGCCTGAGGGAAGTCGCGGTACGAGTTGTTCGAATCGGAACCGTCGAAGAAGAGATGCGGTACGACGTTCCCTATTTCGCTGTCGAAGCCGGACGTCCGGTTCAGATCCTACTTGAAAACCACGATCTGATGCCTCACAACCTGGTTGTCACACAACCGGGAACACTGAAAAGCGTAGCGATGGCTGGCCTAACAGCAGGCCCGGAAGGCACCGATGGACTGCCCTACGTGCCACAGTCAACAAATATCCTTGCGGCGAGTGATCTGATCGCGCCGGACAAGTCGGCCAGAATTACCTTGACGGCTCCGAAAACGCCTGGTGAGTACCCCTATGTTTGCACCTTCCCGCAACACTGGTACCGCATGTACGGCGTCATGATCGTCGTGGAGGACTTAGACGCTTGGAATCAGAATCCGACCGAACCGGTGAATCCACTCGGAAGCAACCGTTCATTCGTCAAAGCGTGGTCCATCGACGACTTCCGCGACAACCTTGGCGACGGACTGGCCGGTAGGTCAGCGTCCATCGGAGAGAAAATCTTCAACGAAGCGTCCTGTGTCGGTTGCCACAAGGTCAAGGGCAGCGGCGGAGTTGTCGGGCCTGAACTGACAGACGTTTATGCTCGGTGGAAACAAGACGACATGGCGATCCTGCGTGAAATCCTAGAACCGTCTCATAAAATCGATAGCAAGTACGCGATGCAAACGGTTTTGACCACGGAAGGAAAAACGTACTCGGGAATTGTGCTCGATGAGAACGACGACATCCTAACGATGGTCAGCAGCCCCGACGACAAGGAACCCATTGTCATCCAGCAAGACGACATTGAACTGACCAAAAGGAGTGCTACGTCGATGATGCCTAAAGCTCTTTTGGATCAATACACCAAGGAAGAGATCCTGGAGCTGATGGCGTATCTAAAGTCGGTGTCACCCTGA
- a CDS encoding PVC-type heme-binding CxxCH protein, which yields MKALHKISRRLIAASALFGLCGFTIDVDAADLKLQKGDHICLVGNALGERMQVQNEWESLLHTRYPNHNLVVRNLCFPADEINLRIRSKNFGTPQEHLTHSQASVVMYFLGYNESFAGEDGLKEFKTDLTKLVAETLANDFGKGRPQVVLVSPIAFEGSDDPDLSDGQQQNANLEIYTHAMSQVASETGVVFVDLFHPTDELFGKSDAPLTINGFHLNDAGYQKLAPILDEALFGNELNVPVPGDLKAEIDNKNFHWFHRYRAVNGFSIYGDRGLAGSDGTYNNRDVMERELSILDQMTANRDARIWAVAAGKPVADQIDDSSTLPFIEPKTNVGIPGDKNAKAGKLGTLQYLPASEQIKLFDLAEGFEIQLIASEEQFPELSNPVALNFDSRGRLWVATMKSYPHWQPKSPMDDKLLIFEDTDGDHDADVCKVFADNLHQPTGFELGHGGAYVSRQPDIWFMKDTDGDDKADETVRQIVGMDSADSHHGIAAFEWGPGGNLYFQEGTFKFSAVETPYGPRRCGEAGIWKYNPRTQRMDVHCNFAFANPWGYCYDRWGQDFIGDASPGFSYWAAPITGHIEYPNKHPGGSQHRRVAELGGGDPQYRHPTFYPKRIRPLAGCAIVSSRHFPEQWQGNFLVTNVIGERAILNHQIRESEEGSGFVGEEKEALLSCRDGNFRPVDMQFAPDGSLYIVDWHNALIGHLQHNLREPHRDHSHGRIWRVTCKDRPLLEPAKIEGEPIAALLELLKSPEDRTRYRARRELAARSSEEVIASLESWIESLDASNPEIEHHQMEALWMYQTHNQIHRPLLDKLSSSDNHRARAACVRLISHMLHAIDDAADRIAKAINDKHPTVRLEGVRAASFLNGESAVEMALGVLEYEMDDYLQYTLDETMRALEEN from the coding sequence ATGAAAGCTTTGCATAAGATTTCACGGCGACTGATCGCCGCCTCCGCATTGTTTGGTCTATGCGGTTTCACGATCGACGTCGACGCGGCTGACTTAAAACTACAAAAAGGAGACCACATCTGCCTAGTTGGCAACGCACTCGGTGAACGCATGCAAGTGCAAAACGAGTGGGAATCGCTGCTGCATACGCGGTATCCAAACCACAACCTTGTCGTGCGGAATCTCTGTTTTCCTGCCGACGAAATCAACCTTCGAATTCGATCAAAGAACTTCGGCACGCCTCAGGAACATTTGACGCATAGCCAAGCATCGGTGGTGATGTATTTCTTGGGCTACAACGAATCGTTCGCCGGTGAAGATGGACTTAAAGAATTCAAGACAGACCTGACCAAGCTCGTTGCCGAAACACTCGCCAATGATTTTGGCAAAGGACGTCCGCAAGTCGTCCTGGTTTCCCCAATCGCATTCGAAGGATCCGACGATCCCGATTTGTCAGACGGGCAGCAGCAGAATGCGAATTTGGAAATCTATACACATGCGATGTCGCAAGTTGCCTCGGAAACGGGTGTCGTGTTTGTCGACCTCTTTCATCCGACGGACGAACTGTTCGGAAAATCGGACGCCCCGCTGACGATCAATGGCTTTCATCTAAATGACGCCGGCTACCAAAAGTTGGCTCCGATCTTGGACGAAGCGCTGTTCGGAAATGAATTAAACGTCCCGGTTCCAGGCGATCTCAAAGCCGAGATTGACAACAAAAACTTTCATTGGTTCCACCGCTATCGAGCGGTCAACGGGTTTTCGATCTACGGCGACCGGGGACTCGCTGGCAGCGACGGTACATACAACAACCGTGATGTGATGGAACGCGAACTTTCCATCCTGGACCAAATGACGGCCAATCGTGATGCCAGGATCTGGGCGGTCGCGGCTGGCAAGCCTGTTGCCGATCAAATTGACGACTCAAGCACGTTGCCGTTTATCGAACCCAAAACCAACGTCGGTATTCCAGGGGACAAAAACGCCAAAGCAGGGAAGCTCGGTACACTGCAATACCTACCCGCTTCAGAGCAAATCAAACTGTTCGACTTGGCAGAAGGCTTTGAAATCCAGCTGATCGCCAGCGAAGAACAATTTCCCGAACTGTCCAACCCCGTTGCTTTGAACTTCGATAGCCGTGGGCGTCTGTGGGTCGCGACGATGAAATCGTATCCGCACTGGCAGCCGAAGTCACCGATGGATGACAAGCTACTGATCTTTGAAGATACCGACGGCGACCATGATGCTGACGTCTGCAAAGTCTTTGCCGACAACCTACACCAGCCGACCGGATTCGAACTCGGCCATGGCGGAGCGTACGTGTCTCGCCAGCCCGATATCTGGTTTATGAAGGACACCGATGGTGACGACAAGGCCGATGAGACCGTTCGTCAGATTGTCGGCATGGATTCAGCTGACTCTCACCACGGGATTGCGGCATTCGAATGGGGCCCCGGTGGCAACCTGTATTTTCAGGAAGGAACCTTCAAGTTCTCTGCTGTCGAAACTCCGTATGGTCCCAGACGCTGCGGAGAAGCAGGCATTTGGAAATACAATCCGCGGACACAACGGATGGACGTGCATTGCAATTTCGCATTCGCCAATCCATGGGGATACTGCTACGACCGTTGGGGACAAGACTTCATCGGTGACGCGTCACCCGGTTTCTCCTACTGGGCGGCTCCGATTACCGGGCATATCGAATACCCTAACAAGCACCCAGGCGGCAGCCAGCATCGTCGAGTGGCAGAACTTGGCGGTGGCGATCCTCAATACCGACATCCGACGTTCTACCCGAAACGTATCCGTCCACTTGCCGGATGCGCGATCGTTTCCAGTCGTCACTTTCCCGAGCAATGGCAAGGCAACTTTCTGGTCACAAACGTTATCGGTGAACGCGCAATCTTGAACCATCAGATCCGCGAATCCGAAGAAGGAAGTGGATTCGTCGGTGAAGAAAAGGAGGCGTTGCTGTCTTGCCGCGACGGCAACTTCCGTCCCGTGGATATGCAATTCGCCCCCGATGGGTCGTTGTATATCGTCGATTGGCACAATGCTTTGATCGGCCACTTGCAACACAATCTACGTGAACCTCACCGTGATCATTCGCACGGCCGGATCTGGCGTGTCACATGCAAAGATCGCCCTTTATTGGAGCCTGCAAAGATCGAAGGTGAACCGATCGCGGCGTTGCTTGAATTGCTAAAAAGTCCCGAAGACCGAACGCGTTATCGCGCTCGTCGTGAACTCGCAGCACGCAGCAGCGAAGAGGTGATTGCGTCGTTGGAGTCCTGGATCGAAAGTCTTGACGCATCCAATCCAGAGATCGAGCACCATCAGATGGAGGCTTTGTGGATGTATCAAACACACAACCAAATCCATCGGCCTCTGTTGGACAAGCTATCGTCATCGGACAACCATCGCGCCCGTGCCGCCTGCGTCCGTTTGATCTCGCACATGCTGCACGCTATCGATGATGCGGCAGATCGGATCGCGAAAGCAATTAACGACAAGCATCCGACGGTACGTCTGGAAGGTGTTCGTGCTGCGAGTTTCCTGAACGGAGAATCGGCAGTCGAAATGGCTCTCGGTGTCTTGGAATACGAGATGGACGACTACTTGCAATACACGCTTGATGAAACCATGCGTGCTTTGGAAGAAAACTAG
- a CDS encoding TrmH family RNA methyltransferase, giving the protein MLTSLNNPTVKRLVRLRDNRARRKANKVIVDGWRETIQALDAGLVANGLFTNLQSVPESVQKRCGQLIQPVSDPVMEKISYGNSARSVVAEFEEPDWGIDQLNLPAGGLVLVLDQFEKPGNVGAVFRCADAAGVDAILLTDSLADRFNPNAIRSSLGAVFRVPSAAISESEAREFLARHRYQIFAARVETSEELWDRDLTSASAIVIGNEAHGLAERWKTEGQSRVDGIRIPMHGSVDSLNASVSASILMYEARRQRALV; this is encoded by the coding sequence GTGCTTACCAGTCTGAACAATCCGACCGTCAAACGCCTCGTCCGACTTCGCGACAATCGAGCCCGGCGAAAAGCGAACAAAGTCATTGTTGATGGCTGGCGTGAAACAATCCAAGCACTCGATGCCGGTTTGGTCGCCAACGGATTGTTTACGAATCTTCAGTCGGTTCCCGAATCGGTACAAAAGCGGTGTGGTCAGTTGATCCAACCGGTATCCGACCCGGTCATGGAAAAGATCTCATACGGGAATTCTGCACGCAGCGTTGTCGCAGAGTTTGAAGAACCCGATTGGGGAATTGATCAATTGAACCTGCCTGCGGGCGGCTTGGTTTTGGTTCTCGACCAGTTTGAGAAGCCGGGCAATGTCGGCGCCGTTTTTCGCTGTGCAGATGCGGCGGGTGTCGATGCAATCTTGCTGACTGACTCATTGGCTGACCGATTTAATCCAAATGCCATTCGCAGCAGCTTAGGCGCGGTCTTTCGCGTTCCATCGGCGGCGATTAGCGAATCCGAAGCTCGTGAATTTTTGGCACGTCACCGGTACCAGATCTTTGCCGCACGCGTTGAAACATCCGAGGAGCTTTGGGATCGCGATCTAACGAGTGCGTCCGCAATCGTCATCGGAAACGAAGCACATGGGTTGGCTGAACGCTGGAAGACGGAAGGCCAATCGCGGGTCGATGGAATTCGCATTCCGATGCATGGTTCGGTCGACAGCCTCAACGCATCTGTCTCCGCATCGATCTTGATGTATGAGGCCCGTCGGCAACGTGCACTGGTTTAG